The following coding sequences lie in one Benincasa hispida cultivar B227 chromosome 6, ASM972705v1, whole genome shotgun sequence genomic window:
- the LOC120079939 gene encoding zinc finger CCCH domain-containing protein 40-like has protein sequence MAHRLLRDLEADGWERSDFPIICESCLGDNPYVRMTKADYDKECKICTRPFTVFRWRPGRDARYKKTEICQTCSKLKNVCQVCLLDLEYGLPVQVRDTALSINSNDAIPKSDVNREYFAEEHDRKARAGIDYESSYGKARPNDTILKLQRTTPYYKRNRAHVCSFYIRGECTRGSECPYRHEMPETGELSQQNIKDRYYGVNDPVALKLLNKAGEMPSLEPPEDESIRTLYVGGLDARVSEQDLRDNFYAHGEIESIRMVLQRACAFVTYTTREGAEKAAEELSNKLVIKGLRLKLMWGRPQAPKAETEGSDEAKQAAMAHSGMLPRAVISQQHNQLHPPGTHDQPQAMQYFNIPPPPPQQERAFYPSMDPQRMGALVSTHDAGVPPNGPTGSTDTRPGSEKQHQQGHQFPYHTMHPPPPAQYQQQFYPPYGYVQHYPPYPPYHSGMPPPPQSQPQPHPPGSQQYQQQHSAPPGSGPPSHGSAPLGSTPSVAAPSSTSSEPASS, from the exons ATGGCGCATCGGTTGCTAAGGGATCTGGAAGCTGATGGCTGGGAGCGCTCTGATTTCCCCATCATCTGTGAGTCTTGCCTCGGCGATAACCCCTACGTTCGCATG ACGAAAGCTGATTATGATAAAGAATGCAAAATTTGCACGCGTCCATTTACAGTTTTCAGGTGGAGGCCTGGACGGGATGCTAGATATAAGAAAACAGAGATTTGCCAGACATGTAGTAAGTTAAAAAATGTATGTCAAGTTTGCCTTTTGGACCTTGAATATGGCTTACCAGTTCAAGTTCGAGACACTGCCCTGTCTATCAACTCCAATGATGCTATTCCCAAGAGTGATGTGAATAGGGAATATTTTGCCGAGGAGCATGATCGGAAG GCTAGagctggtattgattatgagtcCTCATATGGAAAGGCACGACCAAACGATACTATTCTGAAGCTTCAACGAACCACACCATACTACAAGAGGAACCGTGCACATGTTTGTAGTTTCTATATTAGGGGTGAATGCACTAGAGGTTCTGAATGCCCTTACAGACATGAGATGCCTGAAACTGGAGAGTTGTCCCAGCAAAATATCAAGGATCGATATTATGG GGTTAATGATCCAGTTGCACTGAAGCTTCTTAACAAGGCTGGAGAGATGCCTTCTCTGGAACCTCCAGAGGATGAGAGTATTAGAACCTTGTATGTGGGTGGACTTGATGCTCGAGTCTCTGAGCAAGATCTTCGAGATAACTTTTACGCTCATGGCGAAATCGAATCTATCAGAATGGTGCTACAACGAGCATGTGCTTTTGTAACCTACACTACCAGAGAAGGTGCAGAGAAGGCCGCAGAAGAGCTTTCTAACAAGCTGGTAATTAAAGGCCTTAGATTGAAATTGATGTGGGGCAGACCTCAAGCACCAAAAGCTGAGACGGAAGGTTCTGATGAAGCGAAACAAGCAGCAATGGCTCACAGCGGAATGCTGCCGCGAGCAGTTATCTCACAGCAGCACAACCAATTACACCCTCCAGGAACACATGACCAACCTCAAGCTATGCAGTACTTCAATATTCCGCCGCCGCCACCTCAGCAGGAGAGAGCATTCTACCCATCAATGGACCCTCAAAGAATGGGAGCTCTGGTTTCGACTCACGATGCGGGGGTGCCCCCTAACGGACCTACAGGTTCAACCGATACTAGACCCGGGTCTGAGAAACAACACCAACAGGGACATCAATTTCCCTATCACACAATGCACCCACCACCACCTGCACAATATCAACAACAGTTTTATCCGCCGTACGGGTACGTGCAACATTATCCACCATACCCTCCTTATCATTCAGGCATGCCACCCCCGCCACAGTCCCAGCCCCAGCCCCATCCTCCAGGTTCCCAGCAATATCAGCAGCAGCATTCTGCACCACCGGGCTCAGGCCCTCCATCCCATGGCTCAGCCCCGCTGGGATCGACACCTTCAGTGGCTGCTCCATCCTCGACGTCTTCCGAACCCGCATCATCATAG